From a region of the Synechococcus sp. PCC 7502 genome:
- a CDS encoding glycosyltransferase: MSSNLSSSLLIPNSSNVNGRSLYFSLVIPTFNESQNIKDLVPVLTELLDKFLPNNYELIVVDDDSPDRTWEVAEALTSDYPQLQVLRRIGERGLSTAVIRGWQNAQGQVLGVIDGDLQHPPERLIKLLDAIKSGADLAVASRHVDTGGVSNWSLVRRFLSRGAQLLGLVILPGVIGRVSDPMSGYFVVRRHSVCDRQLSPIGYKILIEVLARGDISKVTEVGYVFQERQEGTSKVTWKQYLEYISHLLRLRFSLGEFRRFLQFGLVGFSGVFVDMAVLYLLHDPSSLGWGLTRSKFMAGEVAIINNFLWNDAWTFKDLSSRQTAWKFKAKRFIKFNIVCLIGLGLNVLLLNLFFNILHIHYLAANLLAIAVVTVWNFWINLKLSWRVTDTNE, from the coding sequence ATGTCCAGTAATCTATCCTCCTCTTTACTAATTCCTAATTCATCCAATGTGAATGGGCGATCGCTCTACTTTTCTTTAGTAATTCCTACTTTTAATGAATCTCAGAATATTAAAGACCTAGTACCAGTTTTAACAGAGTTACTAGATAAATTTTTGCCCAATAATTACGAGCTAATAGTAGTAGATGATGACAGTCCCGATCGCACATGGGAAGTGGCTGAAGCTTTGACCAGTGATTATCCCCAACTTCAGGTTTTACGGCGGATCGGTGAAAGAGGTCTATCTACGGCTGTAATTCGAGGTTGGCAAAATGCCCAAGGGCAAGTTTTGGGAGTAATTGATGGCGATCTTCAACATCCCCCAGAACGATTAATAAAATTACTAGATGCGATCAAAAGTGGTGCGGATTTGGCTGTTGCCAGTCGTCATGTTGATACAGGCGGAGTGAGCAATTGGAGCTTGGTACGGAGATTTTTGTCACGGGGAGCGCAGTTATTGGGTTTAGTAATTTTACCCGGAGTCATTGGTCGAGTCTCAGACCCCATGAGTGGATATTTTGTGGTGCGGCGGCATTCAGTTTGCGATCGCCAACTCAGTCCCATTGGTTACAAAATTTTAATTGAGGTGCTAGCACGAGGAGACATTTCTAAAGTTACGGAGGTGGGTTATGTATTCCAAGAACGGCAGGAAGGCACAAGCAAAGTAACCTGGAAGCAATACCTAGAATATATTAGCCACCTATTACGGTTACGTTTTTCTCTAGGCGAGTTTAGGCGATTTCTCCAATTTGGTTTGGTGGGTTTTAGCGGCGTATTTGTGGATATGGCAGTGCTGTACCTGTTGCATGATCCATCTTCTTTAGGATGGGGACTGACCAGAAGTAAATTTATGGCTGGAGAAGTGGCAATTATTAATAATTTCTTGTGGAATGACGCTTGGACATTTAAAGACTTAAGCTCACGCCAAACTGCATGGAAGTTTAAGGCTAAGCGATTTATCAAGTTTAATATTGTCTGCTTAATTGGACTGGGGCTAAATGTGCTGTTACTAAATTTATTTTTTAATATTCTGCATATTCATTATCTAGCAGCTAACTTACTGGCGATCGCCGTAGTAACAGTCTGGAACTTTTGGATTAATCTTAAA